In Nocardia sp. NBC_00403, the DNA window GACCGCCATGGCGACTCGTGGACGCCCACGTGCTTTCGACCGCACCGAAGCATTACGACGCGCCATGGAGGTGTTCTGGGAGCACGGCTACGAAGGTTCGTCGATGAGCGACCTCACCTCCGCGATGGGCATCAACTCACCGAGCCTGTACGCCGCATTCGGCGGTAAGGAAGCACTGTTCCGCGAGGCCATCTCGCTCTACGGGCAAACCGAAGGCGGCTACACCGACCACGCCCTGCGCGAGGAATCAACCGCCCGCGCCGGCATCGAGGCGATGCTGCGCGACAACGCGGTCGCCTACACCGTCGAGGACAAGCCGCACGGCTGCATGGTCGTGCTCGCGGGCTCCACCTACACCACCCGCAACGAGAGTGTGCGC includes these proteins:
- a CDS encoding TetR/AcrR family transcriptional regulator, translated to MATRGRPRAFDRTEALRRAMEVFWEHGYEGSSMSDLTSAMGINSPSLYAAFGGKEALFREAISLYGQTEGGYTDHALREESTARAGIEAMLRDNAVAYTVEDKPHGCMVVLAGSTYTTRNESVRDFLIEKRRETTENIRRRLDRGVAEGDLAPTADTAALASFYTTVLYGLSIQARDRADLAELTRSIDCAMAAWPADISVPSAP